A region from the Aphis gossypii isolate Hap1 chromosome 1, ASM2018417v2, whole genome shotgun sequence genome encodes:
- the LOC114126223 gene encoding probable chitinase 10 isoform X1 yields the protein MPGRVVNRQSNRRWPAISSTTSAMRIIVVLFTVILFFVPSRGVTYIDEDESSDNPNKEFDILPSRAAIERVPNQFERYKIHVPVRDAVEKLPSKKDPSPSKYRLASGSANVFCHLDSTQYHKNQIPQKLEQIVLSSCTHILFSSVDTNFDTIANNWYSSQSNGTFASIARLKKKNPSTKILLLINEILPESVSFSKRDFIISVSDVLKTSGFDGLVLSDVTPSTYNEFGEDENIKEEFPLLIEELATVLKQRGWSLSLIVPPLDQTSRNYDTKRIILNLDFIILKSFDFRQDDEKVIGHHAPLYSAVDRDPSSKYRNVDYMVKHWIHNGAEPNQIIVGVALFGRSFRLADPKNFQPGARTNGDGYAGRWTKTSGFLSYYEVCDRTKKDDWRQYSDKSGSPFVVRKDQWISYENHHSLTKKLEYMEKLSLGGIMLWSLDSDDFNGLCGTPWPLVTTVKTYISNVNKKNSMANDLRETPLQYDLNKKVVCYFASWSWYRYGEGKFAPEYIDKNLCTHVVYAFASLDPNDLTITSGNEWEDFENKFYERLVSNSKSEDIKIMISMGGWTDSAGDKYSKLISSGTTRRNFVNSAVAFLRKYNFNGLHLDWNYPVCWQADCTQGPSSDKTNFVKLIQELKSEFNKQDPPFELSAAISGYEEIIKEAYDFPSLSEYLDFMSIMTYDYHGSWENFTGHVSPAYYKDGDEFPKYNMDSTIKLVRKLGADPSKIVVGLPFYGQTYTLSSNSEHGLGDPAKGSGYPGEYTQQPGMLAYYEICNRVSNEKWQVSRDKNSGFDPYAYDGNQWVSYDDEISIKLKSEYIVKQELGGAMVWTIDLDDFNNICCKGSYPLLTKVNEVFKRIPIKSSNLICNKPDYPTTPSFQIPTTTEEGQGSWEEQSSSTVSTTQPTRPTTISTTQQPTRPTTQYPTKPQTRPSTTTTTTSTTTTTTPMTTSTTTTTESTVDEVIENEQQTTTRKPSVNRPWWSEYHTQRPEQQESCKPGTYQSSKDSCQNYYQCKNGRYRKYSCKQGLLWNRNANKCDSLRNVDCNEPTNSQISEVTTTTTKKPVTTSRPTTVRPTPTWRPTTTTTVRPVTTWRPTTTTARPVTTWRPTTTTRKYRNCVEGEYVAAIGDCTSYFVCTYGYFVRQFCSAGLAWNDQKKMCDWKYNVYCNYQRSNSIFMYTSMLVKSSVECQEGEFASHSGDCNKYLQCLWGKFKVNSCPAGLYWNNRLKLCDWPMNSGCMPSQEINTYPTGEPEIPSSPSQPSSTEQITKPTTSKPIITKPTTSKPITTKPTTSKPTTTTPELTTEENYIPWKPTTGIPTTEDPWAWKPTTTTAATLPTTQSNYHLTGQYKVVCYFTNWAWYRPSPGKFYPEDTDPNLCTHVVYGFATLDYTELVIRVFDSWADIDNGFYERVVALKRRGVKVSIGLGGWNDSAGDKYSRLVNNRSSRKKFINNVLDFMYKYGFEGLDVDWEYPKCWQTNCDQGPESDKNAFSNFLIELKQAFKPHGYLLSAAVSPSKVVIDSGYDVPILNQYLDWIGVMTYDYHGQWDKKTGHVAPIYHHPDDDISYFNLNYTIHYWLEKGANSRKIVLGFPLYGQSFTLSNPKVHGLNAPSSGAGEAGAFTRSAGFIAYYEICRKLASEQWTIVQDPQNRMGPYAYKGNQWVGFDDVKTVAQKAEYVKSMNLGGAMIWALDLDDYRNLCGQGHYPLLSTIMKTLGQKHGHPNTTPMIPVTSKPTTSMTTSSSPHYNTSTTEVSTTTMLPTRPTKPTYTKPTTRPTTTTTTTTTTTTTMKPTTTVEPSSTEYFKVVCYFTNWAWYRHSGGKYLPSDIDPSLCTHIIYAFAVLDNDELVIRPHDTWADFDNFFYRKVTALKKFGVKVLLAIGGWNDSAGSKYSELVNNPFARTKFVEHVVGYLKQNDFDGLDFDWEYPKCWQVDCKRGPKSDKEGFSRLLLELREAFNKEGFLLSAAVSPNKVVIDAGYDVPLLSETLDWISVMAYDYHGQWDKKTGHVAPMYSHPDDFDKTYNANFTLYYWVNQGADPRKLIMGMPMYGQSFSLSSSKNNGLNAPSYGGGEAGDATRSRGFLSYYEICHKILKRDWELVQDPLGTMGPYAYSGNQWVSFDDQDMIRFKSEFIARNDLGGAMIWALDADDFKNACGCETYPLLKTINRVLGRLPGPGPDCYLDQERNDLDGVVIDNSEIGYEEELGRGQCTEPLLKGHRTDCNKYVICEFGTLLEQSCPSNLYFNKMNMLCDWPENVNCTEKKRMSSSHRQLQLLH from the exons ATGCCTGGTCGCGTCGTCAATCGCCAAAGCAACCGCCGCTGGCCGGCCATCAGCAGCACCACCTCAG ctATGAGGATCATCGTTGTTTTGTTTACCGTTATCCTTTTTTTCGTACCATCACGAGGTGTTACGTACATAGACGAAGATGAATCATCGGATAATCCGAACAAGGAATTCGATATTTTACCAAGTAGAGCGGCTATCGAACGAGTACCTAATCAGTTTGAACG GTACAAAATCCACGTTCCTGTTCGTGATGCTGTTGAAAAACTACCATCAAAAAAAGATCCATCACCCTCAAAATATAGACTAGCGTCtggaa gtGCTAATGTTTTTTGTCATCTGGACTCTACACAATaccataaaaatcaaattcctCAAAAGTTGgaacaaattgttttatcatcATGTACTCATATATTGTTCAGCTCAGTAGATACAAATTTTGACACTATTGCAAACAATTGGTATTCTAGTCAATCAAATG GCACGTTCGCTTCAATTGCacgtttaaaaaagaaaaacccttctacaaaaatattattattaattaatgaaattttaccCGAAAGTGTATCGTTTTCGAAAAGAGATTTTATCATTTCGGTCTctgatgttttaaaaactagtGGATTCGATGGACTAGTTTTATCTGATGTTACACCTTCAACTTAta atgagTTTGGCGAAgacgaaaatattaaagaggAATTTCCGCTATTGATTGAAGAATTAGCCACCGTGCTAAAACAAAGAGGATGGTCATTATCACTAATTGTACCACCGTTGGATCAAACATCACGAAATTATGACACCAAAagaataattctaaatttagatTTCATTATTCTCAAAAGTTTTGATTTCCGACAAGATGATGAGAAAGTTATTGGTCATCACGCACCTTTATATAGTGCAGTAGATAGGGATCCATCGTCAAAGTACCGCAATGTg gaTTATATGGTGAAACACTGGATACACAATGGTGCTGAACCAAATCAGATAATAGTTGGCGTAGCATTATTCGGGAGAAGTTTCAGACTGGCTGACCCTAAAAATTTTCAACCAGGTGCTCGAACAAACGGTGATGGATATGCTGGTAGATGGACAAAAACGTCTGGATTCCTATCGTATTACGAAGTATGTGATCGTACAAAAAAAGATGATTGGAGACAGTATTCAGACAAATCCGGCTCCCCGTTTGTTGTTAGAAAAGATCAATGGATTAGTTATGAGAACCATCACagtttaacaaaaaaa cttGAATACATGGAAAAATTGTCATTAGGAGGAATAATGTTATGGTCATTAGATTCAGACGATTTTAATGGACTCTGTGGTACTCCCTGGCCACTTGTGACCAcagttaaaacatatattagtaATG ttaacaaaaaaaattccatgGCTAATGATCTACGAGAAACACCATTACAATATG atctaAACAAAAAAGTGGTTTGTTACTTTGCCAGCTGGTCGTGGTATCGTTATGGAGAAGGCAAATTCGCTCCGGagtatattgacaaaaatttatGTACACATGTAGTTTATGCATTTGCTTCTTTAGATCCTAATGATTTAACAATAACATCGGGAAATGAATGGGAAGATTTTGAGAATA aaTTTTATGAAAGATTGGTGTCCAATTCAAAATCtgaagatattaaaattatgatctcAATGGGTGGATGGACTGACTCTGCTGGAGACAAGTATTCAAAACTAATCAGCAGTGGAACTACTAGgagaaa TTTTGTAAATTCTGCTGTTGCGTTtttgagaaaatataattttaacggtCTTCATCTAGACTGGAATTATCCAGTGTGTTGGCAAGCTGACTGCACTCAAGGTCCTTCTTCcgacaaaacaaattttgtcaaattaatacaa gAACTTAAATCAGAGTTCAATAAACAAGACCCACCGTTTGAATTATCAGCTGCGATCTCCGGTTATGAAGAAATTATTAAGGAAGCTTATGACTTTCCAAGTTTAAGTGAATACTTAGATTTTATGTCGATAATGACTTATGATTATCATGGTTCTTGGGAAAACTTTACTGGACATGTGAGTCCGGCTTATTACAAAGACGGTGACGAATTTCCTAAGTACAATATG GATTctacaattaaattagttagAAAATTGGGAGCAGATCCATCAAAAATTGTTGTGGGTCTTCCGTTTTATGGTCAGACGTACACGTTGTCATCGAATTCAGAACACGGACTTGGTGACCCTGCTAAAGGATCAGGATATCCCGGCGAATATACACAACAACCGGGAATGTTGGCCTACTACGAAATTTGCAATAGAG TTTCCAATGAAAAATGGCAAGTATCGAGAGATAAAAATAGTGGATTTGATCCATATGCGTATGATGGGAATCAATGGGTCAGTTACGACGACGagatatcaattaaattaaag tcCGAGTATATAGTGAAGCAAGAACTTGGTGGAGCCATGGTTTGGACAATTGATTTAGatgattttaacaatatatgttGTAAGGGTTCTTATCCGCTACTGACAAAAGTTAACGAAGTGTTTAAAAGGATTCCAATTAaatcatcaaatttaatatgtaataagccAGATTATCCAACTACGCCAAGTTTTCAGATTCCTACGACTACTGAAGAAGGACAAG gtTCTTGGGAAGAACAATCGTCATCAACAGTATCAACAACACAACCTACTAGACCGACAACAATATCGACAACACAACAACCTACAAGACCAACAACACAATATCCTACTAAACCGCAAACCCGACCTTCGACAACAACCACTACTACAAGTACAACAACGACTACAACCCCTATGACTACTTCAACTACAACCACAACTGAATCGACTGTTGATGAAGTAATTGAAAATGAACAACAGACAACAACTCGCAAGCCATCTGTAAACCGTCCTTGGTGGTCTGAGTACCATACCCAAAGACCAGAACAACAAGAATCATGTAAACCAGGAACGTATCAATCTTCTAAAGACAGTTGTCAAAACTATTATCAATGTAAAAATGGACGATATAGGAAATATTCATGTAAACAAGGATTGCTATGGAATAGAAACGCCAACAAATGCGATTCTTTAAGAAATGTTGACTGCAATGAACCCA cTAATTCTCAAATCTCTGAAGTAACAACAACTACGACAAAAAAACCTGTCACTACATCAAGACCTACAACAGTTAGACCAACCCCTACGTGGCgaccaacaacaacaacaacagtcAGACCGGTCACTACATGGCGACCAACGACAACAACAGCCAGACCAGTCACTACATGGAGACCAACTACAACT acgAGAAAATATAGGAACTGCGTTGAAGGTGAATATGTCGCTGCTATTGGTGACTGtacttcatattttgtttgtacgtACGGTTACTTCGTGAGACAGTTTTGTTCAGCTGGATTGGCTTGGAACGATCAAAAGAAAATGTGTGACTggaaatataatgtgtattgcAACTATCAACGttcaaatagtatatttatgtacacta GTATGTTAGTCAAATCTTCGGTAGAATGCCAAGAAGGTGAATTTGCGTCTCATTCAGGAGATTGCAACAAATACTTACAATGTTTATGGGGAAAGTTTAAAGTTAACTCATGTCCTGCTGGTCTCTATtggaataat AGGCTCAAGCTTTGTGATTGGCCAATGAATTCTGGTTGTATGCCATCTCAAGAAATTAACACTTATCCGACCGGTGAGCCAGAAATTCCATCATCGCCTAGTCAACCGTCAAGTACTGAACAAATCACGAAGCCAACTACATCGAAACCAATAATAACAAAGCCAACTACTTCAAAACCAATAACAACAAAGCCAACCACTTCGAAACCAACAACTACTACTCCGGAATTGACTACAGAAGAAAACTATATTCCATGGAAGCCAACAACTGGAATCCCTACTACGGAAGATCCATGGGCGTGGAAACCTACCACTACAACCGCTGCAACTCTTCCCACAACTCAGTCAAACTATCATTTGACGG ggcAGTATAAAGTTGTATGTTATTTCACCAACTGGGCGTGGTACAGACCATCACCTGGTAAATTTTACCCAGAAGATACGGATCCAAATCTCTGCACTCATGTAGTATATGGTTTTGCAACTTTAGATTACACAGAATTAGTTATTAGAGTATTCGATTCGTGGGCAGACATTGATAATG gctTCTATGAACGAGTAGTGGCACTCAAGCGACGTGGTGTTAAGGTATCTATTGGGTTAGGTGGGTGGAATGATTCAGCAGGAGATAAATATAGTCGTTTGGTCAATAATCGTTCCAGTCgcaaaaagtttattaacaatgtactcgattttatgtataagtatggTTTTGAAGGTCTTGATGTCGATTGGGAATATCCTAAATGTTGGcag acCAATTGTGACCAAGGCCCAGAATCTGACAAAAATGCATTCTCCAACTTTTTGATTGAGCTTAAACAAGCTTTTAAACCACACGGATACTTACTATCTGCAGCTGTTTCTCCTAGTAAAGTAGTAATAGATtcag gttACGATGTGCCAATATTAAACCAATACTTAGATTGGATTGGCGTAATGACTTATGATTATCACGGCCAATGGGATAAAAAAACTGGTCATGTTGCACCAATTTATCACCATCCAGATGACGACATAAGTTATTTCAACttg aattatactATCCATTATTGGCTCGAGAAAGGAGCAAATAGTAGGAAAATTGTTCTTGGGTTTCCATTGTACGGTCAATCGTTCACGTTATCTAATCCTAAGGTGCATGGATTAAACGCCCCTTCTTCTGGCGCAGGAGAAGCTGGCGCATTCACCCGATCTGCTGGATTCATTGCTTATTACGAG aTTTGTCGTAAACTTGCATCTGAGCAATGGACTATTGTTCAAGACCCACAAAATAGAATGGGCCCATATGCGTATAAGGGTAATCAATGGGTAGGATTCGATGATGTCAAAACAGTTGCGCAAAAG GCAGAGTACGTGAAATCTATGAATTTAGGAGGCGCAATGATTTGGGCTTTAGATTTGGATGATTATCGAAACTTATGTGGCCAAGGACATTATCCACTACTTAGCACTATCATGAAAACACTTGGTCAGAAACACG gtCATCCAAATACAACCCCGATGATACCTGTAACAAGTAAACCAACGACATCGATGACTACGTCATCATCACCGCATTACAACACTTCAACGACCGAAGTGTCTACAACCACAATGTTACCGACAAGACCAACAAAACCTACGTACACGAAGCCGACAACGAGGCCGACGACAACGACTACGACTACTACCACGACGACCACGACAATGAAACCGACAACGACTGTTGAACCATCATCCACAGAATACTTTAAAGTGGTTTGTTATTTCACCAATTGGGCGTGGTACAG ACATAGTGGCGGAAAATATTTACCCAGCGATATTGACCCGTCGCTTTGCACACACATTATTTACGCGTTCGCAGTACTGGACAACGATGAGCTGGTCATCAGACCTCACGACACTTGGGCGGATTTTGATAACT TTTTCTACCGCAAAGTGACGGCGCTCAAGAAATTCGGCGTCAAAGTGCTATTAGCGATAGGAGGTTGGAACGATTCGGCCGGTAGCAAATACAGCGAGCTGGTCAACAACCCGTTCGCGAGAACCAAGTTTGTGGAACACGTAGTCGGCTATTTGAAGCAAAATGATTTCGACGGACTAGATTTCGACTGGGAGTATCCAAAGTGCTGGCAG GTCGACTGTAAGCGGGGCCCGAAAAGCGACAAAGAAGGGTTCTCAAGACTATTGTTGGAATTGCGAGAAGCGTTCAACAAAGAAGGTTTCCTATTGTCGGCGGCCGTGTCGCCCAACAAAGTTGTAATTGACGCGG GTTACGATGTGCCGCTACTTTCCGAGACGTTGGACTGGATATCCGTGATGGCGTATGACTACCACGGACAATGGGATAAAAAGACCGGGCACGTAGCGCCCATGTATTCCCATCCCGACGATTTCGACAAGACTTACAACGCC AATTTCACATTGTACTATTGGGTAAATCAAGGCGCAGATCCACGCAAGCTCATAATGGGTATGCCTATGTACGGTCAGTCGTTCTCGTTAAGTTCTAGTAAGAACAACGGTTTGAACGCGCCGTCCTACGGTGGCGGTGAAGCGGGCGACGCAACCCGATCCCGAGGATTTTTATCCTACTACGAA ATCTGccacaaaatattgaaacgcGATTGGGAATTGGTCCAAGACCCGCTGGGCACCATGGGCCCGTACGCCTACAGTGGCAACCAATGGGTATCGTTCGACGACCAGGACATGATTAGATTTAAGTCCGAATTTATCGCGCGCAATGATCTCGGTGGAGCAATGATATGGGCGTTGGACGCGGACGATTTCAA AAACGCGTGTGGCTGCGAAACGTATCCACTACTGAAGACCATCAACAGAGTATTGGGGAGGTTACCGGGTCCGGGACCAGACTGCTACTTGGACCAAGAGAGAAACGACTTAGACGGGGTCGTCATCGACAACAGTGAAATTGGATACGAAGAAGAACTGGGCAGAGGGCAGTGCACTGAACCGCTGTTGAAAGGACACAGGACCGACTGCAACAAATACGTGATCTGCGAGTTTGGAACGTTGCTAGAACAGTCTTGTCCGTCGAATTTGTACTTTAACAAG ATGAACATGCTGTGCGATTGGCCCGAGAACGTCAACTGCACCGAAAAGAAACGTATGTCGTCCTCGCATAGACAACTGCAACTATTACATTGA